The sequence TCCGTCCTGGTCATCGCGCTGCTGGCGGCGTGTTTCGCGTTCCAGCTCAATGCGAGCATGCTCAGCCCGGCGCTCACCAGCATCCAGGACACCCTCGGCGCCAGCTCCGCCGAGATCGGCCTGACCCAGACCGCGTTCTTCACCTCCGCGGCGCTGTTCTCCCTGTTCCTGCCCCGCCTGGGCGATGTCATCGGCCGCCGCAAGGTGCTGGTCGGCATGCTCGGCCTGATGGCCGTGGGCTGTGTGGTCGCCGCGCTGGCGACCAGCGTCCCGATGCTGTTCGTCGGCCGCATCATCCAGGGCGCCTCCGGTCCGGTCGTCCCGCTGTGTCTGATCATGCTGCGGGTCGAGGTCACCGAGCCCAAGCGGTACGGCACCCTGCTCGGCGTGATCACCGCCGTCAACGGCGGTATCGCCGGCGTCGACTCCCTGGCGGGCGGCTATCTCGCCGACCACCACGGCTTCCAGTCGGTGTTCTGGGCGATGGCGGTGGTCGCCGCGGTGGCCACGGCGCTGATCGCCACCCTGACGCCCGAGTCCAAGGCACCCGAGGCGACCCGTATGGACTGGCCCGGCGTCGCCTTCCTCGTGGTGTCCATCGGCGCGCTGCTGATCGCGCTGAACGAGGCCGGCAAGCTCGCCGCGGCCGACTGGTCGCTGATCGCGGTGCTGCTGGTCGTGGCCGTGGCCGCCTTCGCCGCCTTCTGGCGGACCGAGAACGCCAGCGGCCATCCGCTGGTCGCCACCCGGCACCTCAAGCAGCGCGGCACCTGGGCGACGCTGCTGACCACCGTGCTCACCATGACCGGTGTGTTCGCGGTGATGAACGGCCTGATCCCGGCGTTCGCCCAGGACTCCCAGGCCGGACTGGGCATGAGCGCGGAGCA is a genomic window of Streptomyces gilvosporeus containing:
- a CDS encoding MFS transporter, with product MNTLTTDGRPAEAATGSGVRISVLVIALLAACFAFQLNASMLSPALTSIQDTLGASSAEIGLTQTAFFTSAALFSLFLPRLGDVIGRRKVLVGMLGLMAVGCVVAALATSVPMLFVGRIIQGASGPVVPLCLIMLRVEVTEPKRYGTLLGVITAVNGGIAGVDSLAGGYLADHHGFQSVFWAMAVVAAVATALIATLTPESKAPEATRMDWPGVAFLVVSIGALLIALNEAGKLAAADWSLIAVLLVVAVAAFAAFWRTENASGHPLVATRHLKQRGTWATLLTTVLTMTGVFAVMNGLIPAFAQDSQAGLGMSAEQSAWWTLTPYALAGLAMGPLAGRLAATFGYRRVLRCGLVGSVATVALLFLTLGSHSRLLLLAASLLVGIAYAGVANIVLNGLGIVLSPRENPGFLPGLNAGAFNLGAGLSFALLYAVKTACDPADATSPAGYTAGMIAGVVIMALAIATSFLIPKPVAAETTA